The proteins below are encoded in one region of Phaseolus vulgaris cultivar G19833 chromosome 1, P. vulgaris v2.0, whole genome shotgun sequence:
- the LOC137813298 gene encoding uncharacterized protein isoform X1, protein MMWKERAFMVVLLLLVHKIHGGCPSSSCGQITNINYPFRFKGDPEECGEEGYELGCENNVTVLYLYSAQYHVQSINYKNYTVRVVDPALQHHNLSSLPLRFLSRSNFSDTYTYTSFYDSDPYQAGLRSYENWELSFSHIVFVNCNHSVGEKGKYVESGEWVKWEGKGYAYAIGGDLKAEDLEVGCEVKLVAPTSLSTFDYHSYSSIHTALAYGFQISWIKLTCQNLCPDDDSYCYFDSSNQKLQCRRSGLTPLGVLILYLAGRWDLENY, encoded by the exons ATGATGTGGAAAGAGAGAGCATTCATGGTGGTACTGCTACTTCTAGTCCACAAAATTCATGGTGGCTGCCCCTCCTCTTCCTGTGGTCAAATCACCAACATCAATTACCCTTTTCGATTCAAAGGCGACCCAGAAGAGTGTGGTGAGGAAGGTTATGAGCTTGGCTGTGAGAATAATGTTACGGTGTTGTATCTGTACTCTGCACAATATCATGTGCAGTCAATAAACTACAAGAACTACACAGTGAGAGTGGTTGATCCTGCTCTTCAACACCATAATCTCTCCTCCCTTCCTCTCCGTTTCCTCTCTCGTTCCAATTTCTCTGACACTTACACTTACACTTCCTTTTACGACTCGGATCCATACCAAGCCGGTCTAAGATCCTATGAAAATTGGGAATTGAGTTTCTCGCATATAGTGTTTGTGAATTGTAACCATTCGGTGGGAGAGAAAGGGAAGTATGTGGAGAGTGGAGAGTGGGTGAAGTGGGAGGGGAAGGGGTATGCATATGCAATTGGTGGAGACCTAAAAGCAGAGGACTTAGAAGTTGGGTGTGAGGTAAAGCTTGTTGCTCCCACTTCTCTCTCCACTTTCGATTACCATTCCTACTCTTCCATTCACACCGCACTCGCCTATGGATTCCAGATTTCATGGATAAAACTCACCTGTCAGAATCTTTGTCCAGATGATGATAGCTATTGCTATTTCGACTCTTCTAACCAGAAGCTTCAATGCC GCCGATCTGGTCTAACACCGCTGGGAGTGCTAATCCTGTATCTAGCAG